From Triticum urartu cultivar G1812 chromosome 2, Tu2.1, whole genome shotgun sequence, a single genomic window includes:
- the LOC125539472 gene encoding cysteine-rich and transmembrane domain-containing protein WIH2-like, which produces MSYPPPGTAYPPPGQQQAYPPPGNGYGYPPPGQEQPQQQQQAYPPPAYGAPPPVAADYYQPKDGGAYPPQQQQAYGAPPPVAANYYPPPQQQQAPPPPPPEAQSRGSDGFWKGCCAAICCCCLLDMCL; this is translated from the exons ATGAGCTACCCGCCGCCGGGCACCGCGTACCCTCCGCCGGGCCAGCAGCAGGCGTACCCGCCGCCGGGCAACGGTTACGGCTACCCTCCTCCGGGCCAGGAGCagccgcagcagcagcagcaggcaTACCCGCCGCCGGCGTAcggcgcgccgccgcccgtcgccgccgaCTACTACCAGCCCAAGGACGGCGGCGCGTACCCGCCGCAGCAGCAGCAGGCGTAcggcgcgccgccgcccgtcgccgccaaCTACTACCCGCCGCCCCAGCAGCAGcaggccccgccgccgccgccgccggaggcgCAGAGCCGCGGCAGCGACGGCTTCTGGAAAGGATG CTGTGCCgcaatctgctgctgctgcctgcTCGACATGTGCCTCTGA
- the LOC125539470 gene encoding lecithin-cholesterol acyltransferase-like 4, with amino-acid sequence MSVLEDLIRAIELWLRIAKEQVPLVDPSLDPVLLVPGIGGSILEAVDEAGNKERVWVRILAADHECREKLWAQFDASTGKTVSVDEKIHITVPEDRYGLYAIDTLDPDLIIGDDSVYYYHDMIVQMIKWGYQEGKTLFGFGYDFRQSNRLSETLDKFSKKLESVYTASGEKKINLITHSMGGLLVKCFMSLHGDVFEKYVKSWVAIAAPFQGAPGYINSGLLNGMSFVEGWQSKFFISKWTMQQLLIECPSIYELLASSTYHWEDTPLLQIWRESSDENGKKSAILESYEPDEAIKMIQKALSKHEIIADGNHIPLPLNEDILIWAKETQDILSQAKLPKSVKFYNIYGIDYDTAHTVCYGSKRHPISNLSHLLYTQGKYICVDGDGSVPAESAKADGLDAVARIGVAADHRGIVCDHRVFRIVQHWLHAGEPDLFYDPLNDYVVIPTIFEVEKHHEKRGDVTSVREDWEIISHTDGDEAKRPAELPAMVGALSASREGKDGLLDEAQATVVVHPESGGRQHVEVRAVGVSHGG; translated from the exons atgtcggtgctggagGATCTGATCCGGGCGATCGAGCTGTGGCTGCGGATCGCCAAGGAGCAGGTGCCGCTGGTCGACCCCAGCCTCGACCCGGTGCTGCTCGTGCCCGGCATCGGCGGCTCTATTCTCGAGGCCGTGGACGAGGCCGGGAACAAGGAGAGGGTCTGGGTGCGCATCCTCGCCGCCGACCACGAGTGCCGCGAGAAGCTCTGGGCGCAGTTCGATGCCTCCACGG GCAAAACTGTTTCCGTGGATGAGAAAATACACATCACTGTCCCTGAGGATAGGTATGGATTGTACGCCATCGACACATTGGACCCAGACCTG ATTATTGGTGATGACAGTGTTTACTACTATCATGACATGATAGTGCAAATGATTAAATGGGGATATCAAGAAGGCAAAACTCTGTTTGGATTTGGTTATGATTTCCGCCAAAGTAACAG GCTTTCGGAAACACTTGACAAATTTTCTAAAAAGCTAGAGTCAGTATACACAGCTTCAGGAGAGAAAAAGATCAATCTAATAACACATTCAATGGGGGGATTGCTTGTTAAATGCTTCATGTCTCTTCATGGTGAT GTCTTTGAAAAATATGTGAAGAGTTGGGTTGCAATTGCTGCACCATTTCAAG GTGCGCCTGGGTACATAAATAGTGGTCTGCTGAATGGGATGTCTTTTGTGGAAGGATGGCAATCAAAATTCTTCATTTCCAAATGGACTATGCAGCAATTG TTGATTGAATGCCCATCAATATACGAGTTGTTGGCTAGCTCAACCTACCACTGGGAAGATACACCATTGCTACAGATCTGGAGAGAGAGCTCAGATGAGAATGGTAAGAAAAGTGCCATTCTGGAGTCGTATGAACCAGATGAAGCAATAAAGATGATTCAAAAAGCTCTTTCCAAGCATGAG ATTATCGCTGATGGAAATCACATTCCTCTGCCCCTTAATGAGGATATATTAATATGGGCAAAGGAAACTCAAGATATCTTATCCCAGGCAAAGCTTCCAAAATCAGTGAAGTTCTACAATATTTACGGGATTGATTATGACACTGCTCATACTGTTTG CTATGGGAGCAAACGGCACCCTATTTCAAATCTTAGTCACCTCTTATATACTCAG GGTAAATACATCTGTGTCGATGGTGATGGATCCGTTCCCGCAGAATCAGCAAAG GCGGACGGCCTTGATGCAGTGGCGAGAATTGGGGTTGCTGCTGACCACCGAGGCATCGTCTGCGACCACCGCGTGTTCCGCATAGTCCAGCACTGGCTGCACGCGGGTGAACCTGACCTGTTCTACGACCCGCTCAACGACTATGTTGTCATCCCAACCATCTTCGAGGTCGAGAAGCACCACGAGAAACGCGGGGACGTGACGTCGGTCAGGGAGGACTGGGAGATCATCTCCCACACCGACGGCGACGAGGCCAAAAGGCCGGCCGAGCTCCCCGCCATGGTCGGCGCGTTGTCTGCGTCTCGCGAGGGTAAGGATGGCCTGCTGGACGAGGCGCAGGCCACCGTGGTGGTCCACCCGGAGAGCGGAGGCCGGCAGCATGTGGAAGTCAGGGCTGTCGGAGTCAGCCACGGTGGCTAG
- the LOC125539469 gene encoding protein NARROW LEAF 1, producing MRPSDDRMQLSGLTQSEESSLDVEGHCSHHEAFPCSPSMQPVASGCVHTENSAAYFLWPTSNLQHCAAEGRANYFGNLQKGLLPILPGKLPKGQQANSLLDLMTIRAFHSKILKRFSLGTAVGFRITKGVLTETPAILVFVARKVHKKWLNPNQCLPAILAGPGGVWCDVDVVEFSYYGAPAQTPKEQMFSELVNKLCGSDEYIGSGSQVASQDTFGTLGAIVKRRTNNKQVGFLTNRHVAVDLDYPNQKMFHPLPPNLGPGVYLGAVERATSFITDDVWYGIYAGTNPETFVRADGAFIPFADDFDISTVTTIVREVGEIGDVKIIDLQCPIKSLIGRQVCKVGRSSGHTTGTVMAYALEYNDEKGICFFTDLLVVGENRQTFDLEGDSGSLIILTSQDGEKPRPIGIIWGGTANRGRIKLTSEYGPENWTTGVDLGRLLDRLELDLIINDESLKDAVQEQRKAFVTAINSAIGESSAVTVTAPEATPAEKVEEIFEPLGIQIQQLPRHDLASATTEGEGAANTPSDMEERQFISNFVGMSPVRRDHDARRSIANLNNPSEEELAMSLHLGDREPKRLRLDPESSLDLEKQPHPDPEPSLDLEERPRPDPEMMSLDLEKQPRSDPEPGLDLEKQPRSDPEPGLDLEKRLPADPEPSIDLEK from the exons ATGAGGCCTTCAGATGACAGGATGCAGCTCTCAGGTTTGACGCAGTCGGAAGAGTCGTCGCTTGACGTGGAGGGGCATTGCTCTCACCACGAGGCATTTCCTTGTTCTCCATCGATGCAACCGGTTGCTTCTGGGTGCGTGCACACAGAAAATAGCGCGGCATACTTCTTATGGCCGACTTCAAACCTGCAGCATTGTGCGGCGGAGGGACGGGCAAACTACTTTGGGAACCTCCAGAAAGGATTGCTGCCGATACTCCCTGGAAAGTTGCCCAAGGGTCAGCAAGCAAATAGCTTGCTCGACTTGATGACCATAAGAGCTTTCCACAGCAAGATATTGAAGCGTTTCAGTCTCGGGACCGCAGTGGGCTTCCGCATAACAAAAGGGGTTCTCACAGAAACCCCCGCCATTCTTGTCTTCGTTGCTCGAAAGGTTCACAAGAAATGGCTTAATCCGAACCAATGCCTTCCTGCGATTCTTGCG GGTCCAGGAGGTGTTTGGTGTGATGTCGATGTCGTAGAATTTTCATACTATGGTGCACCGGCTCAAACACCTAAAGAACAGATGTTTAGTGAGCTTGTTAATAAGCTGTGTGGCAGTGACGAATATATTGGTTCAGGCTCTCAG GTTGCAAGCCAGGATACGTTTGGAACTTTGGGTGCAATTGTGAAACGACGCACCAACAACAAGCAAGTTGGTTTCCTCACGAACCGGCATGTTGCAGTTGATTTGGACTATCCTAACCAGAAGATGTTTCACCCGTTGCCGCCGAATCTTGGGCCTGGTGTTTATCTTGGGGCTGTCGAGAGGGCAACATCTTTCATCACAGATGATGTTTGGTATGGAATTTATGCTGGAACAAACCCAG AGACATTTGTACGAGCTGACGGTGCATTCATCCCATTTGCTGATGACTTTGACATTTCCACAGTCACAACTATAGTTAGGGAAGTCGGTGAGATTGGGGATGTTAAGATTATAGATCTGCAGTGTCCTATCAAGAGCCTCATCGGGAGGCAAGTTTGCAAAGTCGGCAGAAGCTCTGGTCACACAACTGGGACTGTGATGGCATATGCCCTTGAGTACAATGATGAGAAAGGAATATGCTTCTTCACTGACCTCCTCGTCGTTGGTGAGAACCGCCAAACATTTGATTTGGAGGGTGACAGCGGAAGCCTTATTATCCTGACCAGCCAGGATGGGGAGAAGCCACGTCCTATTGGGATAATATGGGGTGGCACAGCAAACCGTGGGAGGATAAAGCTCACAAGTGAGTATGGCCCTGAAAACTGGACCACAGGGGTTGATCTTGGCCGCCTTCTTGATCGTCTAGAACTTGATCTTATAATAAACGACGAATCGCTCAAAG ATGCTGTGCAGGAGCAAAGAAAAGCCTTTGTGACTGCAATTAACTCTGCTATTGGGGAGTCCTCTGCGGTGACTGTTACTGCCCCAGAAGCCACCCCGGCAGAGAAGGTTGAAGAGATCTTTGAGCCTCTTGGGATCCAAATTCAGCAGCTGCCTCGTCATGACCTGGCAAGCGCCACAACCGAAGGGGAGGGCGCAGCCAACACACCCTCCGACATGGAAGAGCGTCAGTTCATCTCGAACTTCGTTGGCATGTCTCCCGTGCGCCGTGACCATGATGCTCGGAGGAGCATCGCCAACCTGAACAACCCGTCAGAGGAAGAGCTCGCCATGTCGCTGCACCTAGGCGACCGGGAGCCCAAGCGGCTCCGTCTAGACCCGGAGTCCAGCCTGGACCTTGAAAAACAGCCTCATCCGGACCCGGAACCGAGCCTGGACCTGGAGGAGCGACCTCGTCCAGACCCAGAAATGATGAGCCTAGACCTGGAGAAGCAGCCTCGTTCGGACCCGGAACCGGGCCTGGACCTGGAGAAGCAGCCTCGCTCGGACCCGGAACCGGGCCTGGACCTGGAGAAGCGCCTTCCAGCCGACCCGGAGCCGAGCATAGACCTGGAGAAATGA